Proteins from a genomic interval of Conexivisphaerales archaeon:
- a CDS encoding CBS domain-containing protein codes for MSVNQNVETVDADDTLSVAIGKLKESGQKALVVVEGSDPSYAGILTERAVARTLLDPSKTKVRSVYQRVPAVNEDSPSQKVAKLMVQYDTRVVPVIRGNKVTGIINDSMLLRQAISGEYGKKKVKEIMTPVWNIVTIGEEESIGKAISLMRKHGITRLPVMKGPKVTGIVTIHDTLSKIVKPKVRMSKGEFVGEKLRFLRDPVRSIMSSPVIGLGPDATVKEAFELMEENDISSVVVVNDMGELVGLVTRHDLLKPLAEEQKLQAGMGVQLTVKIPGGTDEVDVKHIQAELESFLKRYEEKLSGSNLSVYIKGHRERKKGRRLIHVRLVLNGPSGSYSAVDEGWGDVQAVNKALKALERQLSKRKGVERRRTEGHKNVYEVFDLLY; via the coding sequence ATGAGTGTCAATCAGAATGTGGAAACTGTCGATGCAGATGACACGTTATCAGTGGCTATAGGAAAGTTAAAGGAGTCAGGCCAGAAGGCACTTGTCGTTGTTGAAGGTAGCGACCCAAGCTATGCTGGTATTCTTACAGAAAGGGCTGTAGCAAGAACTCTGCTCGACCCTTCGAAGACTAAAGTCAGGTCTGTCTATCAGAGGGTTCCTGCTGTAAACGAAGACTCGCCATCTCAGAAGGTTGCGAAGCTTATGGTCCAGTACGACACAAGGGTTGTCCCAGTCATCAGAGGGAACAAGGTGACTGGGATAATCAACGACAGCATGCTGCTAAGACAAGCGATTTCTGGAGAATACGGAAAGAAGAAGGTGAAGGAGATAATGACTCCTGTATGGAACATAGTAACCATAGGCGAAGAAGAAAGCATAGGTAAAGCAATAAGCCTGATGAGGAAGCATGGAATAACAAGGCTGCCAGTTATGAAAGGGCCTAAGGTTACAGGAATAGTTACTATCCACGATACACTCTCCAAGATAGTCAAGCCAAAGGTCAGAATGAGCAAGGGCGAGTTTGTGGGGGAGAAGCTGAGGTTTCTGAGAGACCCTGTCAGGTCGATCATGAGCTCACCTGTTATAGGACTTGGCCCTGATGCTACAGTGAAGGAGGCCTTTGAGTTGATGGAAGAGAACGATATTTCATCTGTTGTGGTGGTTAACGACATGGGAGAACTTGTAGGTCTGGTTACAAGGCACGACCTGCTCAAACCTCTTGCTGAAGAGCAGAAGCTACAGGCAGGAATGGGGGTGCAGCTGACTGTCAAGATACCTGGAGGAACTGATGAAGTCGATGTGAAACATATTCAAGCAGAATTGGAATCTTTCCTGAAGAGGTATGAAGAGAAGCTGAGTGGTTCGAACCTCTCGGTTTATATCAAGGGACACAGAGAAAGGAAGAAGGGACGCAGGCTAATTCATGTAAGGCTTGTGCTGAACGGTCCTTCAGGTTCTTATTCAGCAGTTGACGAGGGATGGGGCGACGTTCAGGCTGTAAACAAGGCTCTAAAGGCTCTTGAGAGACAGCTATCAAAGAGGAAGGGAGTGGAGAGAAGGAGGACTGAAGGTCACAAGAACGTCTATGAAGTCTTTGATTTGCTGTATTGA
- a CDS encoding SDR family NAD(P)-dependent oxidoreductase — translation MRVLVTGGSGFLGLRLCKKLAESGYEVVILDLKPPDRNITSSLLSHNDVSYVQGDIRDEKTVDDASSECEATVHLAAVANVETCQENPKYAFDVNVEGTRVVLDCARWNYHKKLIFASSAAVYGEQKRFPISESSRMSPRSIYGVTKAAAELLILSYSFTYSFNSTILRFFNIYGYQPNPSYAGVVARFIQAALRNDNLTIYGTGGQTRDFVYVDDAVNAILRSLDSPKEGIFNVASGKETSISKLAEIIQETAGRKLRVIFKPRRESDITRSLADIRKISKELGWRPNYTIEQGLKETFQFYSSQYSKSKTS, via the coding sequence ATGAGGGTTCTTGTTACCGGAGGCTCAGGTTTTCTTGGCCTGAGACTCTGCAAGAAGCTTGCAGAGAGCGGTTACGAAGTTGTGATTCTCGACCTGAAGCCTCCTGACAGAAATATAACAAGCAGTCTCCTCTCACACAATGATGTCTCATATGTTCAAGGGGATATCAGGGACGAAAAGACTGTCGATGACGCATCATCTGAATGTGAAGCGACCGTCCATCTAGCAGCAGTGGCGAACGTGGAAACATGCCAGGAGAATCCAAAATATGCCTTTGATGTCAACGTTGAAGGAACGAGGGTGGTGCTTGACTGTGCAAGATGGAACTACCACAAGAAGCTCATCTTTGCATCCAGTGCAGCTGTATACGGTGAACAGAAGAGATTTCCGATCAGTGAGAGTTCGAGAATGTCTCCCAGAAGCATCTACGGTGTTACAAAGGCAGCCGCAGAGCTTCTGATCCTATCATATTCTTTTACCTATTCTTTTAATTCAACCATACTTCGCTTTTTCAACATCTACGGCTACCAGCCCAACCCCTCATATGCAGGTGTTGTAGCAAGGTTCATACAGGCTGCACTGAGAAATGATAACCTAACAATCTATGGGACCGGCGGTCAAACCAGAGACTTCGTATATGTCGACGATGCTGTCAACGCGATTTTACGGTCACTCGATTCGCCAAAAGAGGGAATCTTCAACGTGGCATCAGGGAAAGAAACCTCCATAAGCAAGCTGGCTGAGATTATTCAGGAAACAGCAGGAAGAAAGCTGAGGGTTATCTTCAAGCCAAGAAGAGAGTCAGATATAACCAGAAGCTTGGCTGATATCAGAAAAATAAGTAAGGAACTCGGTTGGCGGCCCAACTACACCATAGAGCAGGGTCTAAAGGAGACTTTTCAGTTTTACAGTTCTCAATACAGCAAATCAAAGACTTCATAG
- a CDS encoding HesA/MoeB/ThiF family protein: protein MEKPDLDRYARQIVMEQIGIKGQLRLKNAKVTVAGIGGLGSLVALQLVGMGVGRVNLIDRDIVTETDLHRQYLYTEEDVGRLKVIAAKERLEKLNSDVEIRVSDSTIDESSVSSLVSDSDVVIDCLDSVNGKYSINRACIQQRKPYVYGSAVSSYGVVTSIIPGQTPCLKCIYPELDEETALTCAVAGVHPSILGIVASIQVSEAVRLITGRGFALASKLIFIDLDQLSFETVNVRRNEKCSECGIGSKTKEKLQPHIVERSCTRDGLGTYFLNPRHKIELKFDDEYFRRTGLHKAFEDQALTILLKKDGSGIALVRERVYDVELFERELLARYGNLVRELEARQEED, encoded by the coding sequence ATGGAAAAGCCAGACCTTGACAGATACGCAAGGCAGATAGTGATGGAACAGATAGGAATAAAGGGTCAACTGAGACTGAAAAATGCCAAGGTTACAGTAGCTGGTATAGGCGGTCTAGGCAGTCTTGTTGCTCTCCAGCTAGTAGGAATGGGGGTAGGCAGGGTCAATCTAATTGATAGAGATATTGTAACTGAGACAGACCTTCACAGACAGTACCTTTACACCGAAGAAGATGTGGGGAGGCTCAAGGTTATAGCTGCAAAGGAGAGGCTTGAGAAGCTCAACTCTGATGTTGAAATCAGAGTTTCAGATTCTACCATAGATGAGAGCAGCGTTTCTTCGCTGGTCTCTGACTCTGATGTTGTAATCGACTGCCTCGATTCCGTGAATGGGAAATACTCGATCAACAGGGCATGCATTCAGCAAAGGAAACCTTACGTCTACGGCTCTGCCGTCAGCAGCTATGGCGTCGTGACAAGCATCATTCCGGGTCAGACTCCCTGCCTTAAGTGCATCTATCCGGAGCTAGACGAAGAGACAGCACTGACATGCGCGGTAGCAGGTGTGCATCCTAGCATACTTGGCATTGTTGCGAGCATCCAAGTCTCAGAGGCGGTCAGGCTGATAACAGGAAGGGGGTTTGCTTTAGCCTCAAAGCTTATCTTCATCGACCTAGACCAGCTTTCTTTTGAGACTGTAAATGTGAGAAGAAATGAGAAATGCAGCGAGTGTGGAATAGGCTCAAAGACGAAGGAAAAGTTGCAGCCTCATATCGTTGAAAGGTCTTGCACGAGAGATGGTTTGGGTACCTATTTCCTGAATCCCAGGCATAAAATTGAATTGAAGTTTGACGATGAATATTTCAGGAGGACAGGGCTGCACAAGGCGTTTGAAGACCAAGCACTGACAATTCTGCTGAAGAAGGATGGGAGTGGGATAGCGCTTGTCAGGGAGAGAGTTTATGATGTTGAACTTTTTGAAAGAGAACTGCTGGCCAGATACGGGAATTTAGTTCGTGAACTGGAAGCAAGACAGGAAGAGGACTAA
- a CDS encoding OsmC family protein, producing the protein MGEKTIVEVEWLSNGSYEARDPEGHRTLIQTGQRTALSPSQLFLASLAACSMVDVVTIIGKKRKKLGALRARVEGERVEGFPTRYRKITVTYFIEGSDVTKEDSISAIELSQNKYCSVSLTVKNGAEVEWKLEDKVEQK; encoded by the coding sequence ATGGGAGAAAAGACAATTGTCGAAGTCGAATGGTTGAGCAACGGAAGCTACGAAGCCAGAGACCCGGAGGGGCATAGAACATTGATTCAGACAGGGCAAAGAACTGCATTAAGCCCCTCTCAGCTCTTTCTTGCCTCTCTTGCAGCCTGCTCGATGGTCGATGTTGTGACCATAATCGGCAAGAAGAGGAAGAAACTAGGCGCTCTAAGGGCCAGGGTTGAAGGTGAAAGAGTAGAGGGGTTTCCAACAAGGTACAGGAAGATAACCGTAACATATTTCATAGAAGGTAGCGATGTTACAAAAGAGGATTCCATCTCTGCAATAGAGCTATCCCAGAACAAATACTGTTCAGTATCTCTGACAGTCAAGAATGGAGCAGAGGTGGAGTGGAAGCTGGAAGATAAGGTTGAGCAAAAATGA
- a CDS encoding MBL fold metallo-hydrolase yields the protein MLNHKGLEITYLEHDTFRIKYGELVVYTDPFQIMPQTKKADLVTITHEHFDHMSDSDLKKVVKDGTIVVASVNCREKLQSLTSVEKVFVKPGESVEKKGIVIKAVPAYNTNKFRAPGLPFHPKDYLGVGFIFDFGGTKVYHAGDTDHIEEMKGFKDVSLALLPASGTYVMTAEEAAAAAGTLNPDMAIPMHWGAIVGTRQDAERFKSLASEKGIKAAVMDKSAT from the coding sequence ATGCTGAACCATAAGGGTTTGGAGATAACTTATCTGGAGCATGACACATTCAGGATAAAGTATGGTGAGCTGGTGGTCTACACAGACCCCTTCCAGATAATGCCTCAGACGAAGAAGGCCGACCTGGTTACAATCACCCACGAGCACTTCGACCACATGAGTGATTCAGACCTGAAAAAAGTTGTGAAGGATGGAACAATAGTTGTTGCATCTGTAAATTGCAGGGAGAAGCTTCAGTCTCTCACATCTGTTGAGAAGGTTTTCGTCAAGCCGGGTGAAAGTGTTGAAAAGAAGGGAATAGTAATAAAAGCCGTCCCTGCATACAACACCAACAAGTTCAGGGCTCCTGGTTTACCTTTTCATCCGAAGGATTACCTCGGGGTTGGATTCATATTCGACTTCGGAGGGACAAAAGTGTACCATGCTGGGGATACTGACCACATAGAGGAGATGAAGGGGTTCAAAGATGTATCTCTAGCTCTCCTTCCTGCCAGCGGCACATATGTCATGACTGCCGAAGAGGCTGCGGCAGCTGCAGGAACGCTGAACCCTGACATGGCGATTCCGATGCACTGGGGAGCTATAGTAGGCACCAGACAGGATGCTGAAAGGTTCAAGAGCCTGGCTTCTGAAAAGGGAATAAAGGCAGCAGTAATGGACAAGTCAGCCACGTGA
- a CDS encoding HIT domain-containing protein, which produces MRRFFNRYSSPEPVKRLWAPWRQEFLESESKECIFCKLPAEGEKKDKENLILLRLKHTFLILNKYPYNSGHIMVAPYRHLSTFNGLKRLELLELMEGVNISCKVLQAEYGAEGFNVGANLGRTAGAGYEHLHIHVVPRWNGDTNFMPVLAETKVLPEHLDETYTRLKAALQKMGIVKK; this is translated from the coding sequence TTGAGAAGATTTTTTAATCGATACTCTTCACCCGAACCAGTGAAGAGACTCTGGGCTCCATGGAGACAGGAATTCCTCGAATCTGAGAGCAAAGAATGCATATTCTGCAAACTGCCGGCTGAGGGGGAGAAGAAAGACAAGGAGAACCTCATACTTCTCAGGTTGAAACACACCTTTCTCATATTGAACAAGTATCCTTACAACAGTGGCCACATAATGGTCGCTCCTTACAGGCATCTCTCAACATTCAACGGCCTGAAAAGGCTAGAGCTGCTCGAGCTGATGGAGGGTGTTAACATCTCCTGCAAGGTTCTGCAGGCTGAATATGGTGCCGAGGGATTCAACGTCGGAGCAAATCTTGGGAGGACTGCAGGAGCTGGCTACGAACATTTGCATATTCACGTTGTCCCCAGATGGAATGGTGATACCAACTTTATGCCGGTACTCGCCGAGACAAAGGTGTTGCCGGAGCACCTTGATGAGACATATACCAGGCTAAAGGCAGCACTACAGAAGATGGGCATAGTGAAGAAATAA
- a CDS encoding type II glyceraldehyde-3-phosphate dehydrogenase, protein MIRVGLNAYGTIGRRVADAIRLQPDMELVGVVKRTPDYLAFLAAQKGIKLYTPDQQTKSRFEQSGLKVEGTMDEMFSASDIVVDASPEKGEENKQIYERLGKRVVFQGGEEHSIAGTSFVAQCNYDEAVNKQYVRVVSCNTTALCRVLKAVDDAAGIERAIATLVRRATDPNDPKKGPIDSVVPDPVQLPSHHAEDVKTVLHGINLTTMAVKVPTTHMHLHALAIKLKDPSIDRVFEGLEKAPRIVFFESKQGYSSTSGIMDFARELRPRGDLHEVAVWRDSVKVSDGWLYLFMAIHQEAIVIPENIDCIRAMLGKADAKTSIETTNKSLGLIK, encoded by the coding sequence ATGATTAGAGTTGGCCTGAATGCCTATGGAACCATAGGCAGGAGGGTAGCTGATGCGATAAGACTTCAACCTGATATGGAGCTTGTAGGCGTGGTCAAAAGGACGCCTGACTATTTGGCCTTTCTTGCTGCACAGAAGGGGATAAAACTTTACACACCAGACCAGCAGACAAAGAGCAGATTCGAGCAGTCTGGGCTGAAAGTCGAAGGAACTATGGATGAAATGTTTTCGGCTTCAGACATAGTTGTAGACGCTTCTCCTGAAAAAGGGGAGGAGAACAAGCAGATCTATGAAAGACTGGGCAAAAGGGTTGTGTTTCAGGGAGGAGAAGAGCATTCGATCGCTGGCACAAGCTTTGTAGCTCAGTGCAACTATGATGAAGCAGTCAACAAGCAATACGTCAGGGTAGTCTCCTGCAACACGACAGCCCTCTGCAGGGTTCTGAAAGCGGTAGATGACGCCGCAGGAATAGAAAGAGCTATTGCAACCTTGGTCAGGAGAGCAACAGACCCGAACGACCCGAAGAAAGGACCAATCGACTCAGTTGTACCTGACCCTGTCCAGCTGCCTAGTCATCATGCCGAGGATGTTAAGACCGTTCTTCATGGCATAAACCTCACTACCATGGCTGTTAAGGTTCCCACTACTCATATGCATCTGCACGCGCTTGCAATAAAGCTCAAGGACCCGAGCATCGATAGGGTTTTCGAAGGACTCGAAAAGGCCCCCAGGATAGTATTCTTCGAATCAAAGCAGGGGTATTCGTCCACATCAGGCATAATGGATTTTGCAAGAGAACTAAGGCCAAGGGGAGACCTGCACGAGGTTGCCGTATGGAGGGACTCTGTAAAGGTCTCCGACGGATGGCTCTATCTCTTTATGGCAATACACCAGGAGGCTATAGTCATACCTGAAAATATAGACTGCATAAGAGCGATGCTTGGAAAGGCAGACGCAAAGACGTCGATAGAAACCACGAATAAGTCTCTGGGGCTGATAAAATAG
- a CDS encoding MBL fold metallo-hydrolase, translated as MPERQILPAIKVLNTSSGIVVEYGEKRIALDPVRKFKADYVFISHAHSDHLPPSVGDAKVIASEETVRLATERGLKITNYSDSFKNAELIDTGHILGSRGFYLDRALLYTGDLAGRARGFMPAPKRVSCETLIIESTYGRQQYRFPPLASVLRSANSVVSAAIEAGKAVAIEGYPLGKSQVLTYLFQSWSPLYVYGSVARYNRIYTSFGVDLPLNVHTMSSADELSTLARRAGIAIFPTTAIKGEVRERLAKMNIPILRFTGWAINPASRYANNSTMFPVSDHADYYELISYAQSCRPDLVLTCHGYSADLAASLRRAGIRAKTISERQLSITEYLE; from the coding sequence ATGCCTGAACGGCAGATTTTGCCAGCCATAAAAGTACTTAACACTTCCTCAGGTATAGTGGTTGAATACGGAGAAAAGAGAATAGCTCTTGACCCGGTAAGAAAGTTCAAGGCTGACTATGTATTCATTTCCCATGCACACTCAGACCATCTACCGCCTTCTGTCGGGGATGCAAAGGTGATAGCTTCAGAAGAGACAGTAAGGCTTGCAACAGAGAGAGGCCTCAAGATCACAAACTACAGCGACAGCTTCAAGAATGCCGAACTGATAGACACGGGGCACATTCTGGGCTCAAGAGGTTTCTATCTTGATAGGGCTTTGCTTTACACTGGGGATTTAGCAGGAAGAGCAAGGGGGTTTATGCCGGCTCCGAAGAGGGTCAGTTGTGAAACGCTGATAATAGAAAGCACTTACGGCAGGCAGCAGTACAGGTTTCCTCCTCTGGCCTCGGTGCTCAGAAGTGCCAACAGTGTCGTCTCTGCTGCAATAGAAGCAGGAAAGGCAGTAGCCATAGAAGGCTACCCTCTGGGCAAATCTCAGGTTCTTACATATCTATTCCAGTCCTGGTCTCCGCTCTACGTGTACGGTTCTGTTGCCAGATACAACAGAATCTATACCAGCTTTGGAGTTGACCTGCCCTTAAATGTTCATACCATGAGTTCTGCTGATGAGCTTTCAACGTTGGCCAGAAGGGCTGGTATTGCTATCTTTCCAACAACTGCGATAAAGGGAGAGGTCAGAGAAAGGCTGGCAAAGATGAATATCCCTATACTGAGGTTCACAGGCTGGGCGATAAATCCAGCAAGCAGGTATGCAAACAACTCAACGATGTTCCCTGTCAGCGACCACGCCGACTATTATGAGCTTATTTCATATGCCCAGAGTTGCAGGCCTGATCTTGTACTTACCTGCCATGGCTATTCAGCTGATTTGGCAGCTTCCCTTCGAAGAGCAGGTATCAGAGCCAAGACGATAAGCGAAAGGCAATTGAGCATTACAGAATACCTGGAATGA
- a CDS encoding redox-regulated ATPase YchF produces MAIRIGLIGKTNTGKTTFYNSATLSQAEISNYPFTTKMPAVGTAFVISPCVCREMKVKDNPVNSKCVDGWRYVPIELVDLPGLIRGASEGKGLGNQFLSVASQSDALIHVVDASGSIDEDGRIADPGTGDPLKDFEEIEGELVAWYVKILENNRDKVTKLLKGGDAAEALAEPLRGMKIKPSEVAAALAKANLNGEEFDSWSAGQLWDFAGTLREISKPTIIVANKMDLPGAMKNYKKLRDAHPDLIVVPASAEAELALRRAEQNNLIRYNPGDESFEILDEKSLNQAQRNALQLIQRMVLKEFMRTGVQFALNVTVFKLLKMNVVYPVQDVDKLSDKHNNVLPDAHLLPAGATVLDLAQLIHSDLAKGLLYAIDARTKLRLPNDYVLKDRDILSLVSARRRA; encoded by the coding sequence ATGGCAATACGGATAGGACTGATAGGGAAGACGAACACAGGCAAGACAACATTCTACAACTCAGCCACTCTGAGTCAGGCAGAGATATCCAACTATCCCTTCACAACAAAGATGCCTGCTGTAGGGACCGCTTTTGTGATTTCACCATGCGTATGCAGGGAGATGAAGGTCAAGGACAACCCTGTTAATTCGAAATGTGTTGACGGATGGAGATATGTACCTATAGAGCTTGTCGACCTGCCAGGGCTGATAAGAGGAGCCAGCGAAGGGAAGGGGCTGGGGAATCAGTTCCTAAGTGTGGCCTCCCAGTCAGATGCACTTATACATGTTGTTGATGCTTCTGGCAGCATAGATGAAGATGGAAGGATAGCCGACCCTGGAACCGGAGACCCTCTCAAAGACTTTGAAGAGATAGAAGGAGAGCTTGTGGCATGGTATGTGAAGATACTTGAGAACAACAGGGACAAGGTTACGAAACTGCTGAAGGGCGGGGATGCTGCTGAAGCACTTGCAGAGCCTCTCAGAGGAATGAAGATAAAACCGAGTGAAGTTGCTGCTGCACTTGCAAAGGCAAACCTGAACGGAGAAGAGTTCGATTCATGGTCGGCGGGGCAGTTGTGGGACTTCGCAGGTACACTGAGAGAAATATCAAAGCCCACCATAATAGTAGCGAACAAGATGGACCTGCCAGGAGCAATGAAGAATTACAAGAAGCTGAGAGATGCACATCCAGACCTGATAGTTGTACCTGCAAGCGCAGAAGCAGAGCTGGCTCTCAGAAGGGCGGAGCAGAACAACCTGATAAGGTACAATCCTGGCGATGAGAGTTTTGAGATCCTGGACGAGAAGTCTCTCAACCAGGCACAGAGGAATGCCCTCCAGCTGATCCAGAGAATGGTCCTCAAGGAGTTCATGAGGACAGGAGTGCAGTTTGCGCTGAACGTCACTGTATTCAAGCTTCTCAAGATGAACGTGGTTTATCCGGTTCAGGACGTGGATAAACTGAGCGATAAACACAACAACGTATTGCCAGATGCACATCTCCTGCCTGCTGGAGCGACAGTCCTTGACCTGGCTCAGCTGATTCATTCAGATTTAGCAAAGGGTCTTCTGTATGCGATAGACGCTAGGACAAAGCTCAGACTACCTAACGACTATGTGCTGAAGGACAGGGACATACTGAGTCTGGTATCCGCCAGAAGAAGGGCTTAA